The stretch of DNA AACCTGCCGTCGAGGATGAAGATCATGCCCCCGCCGCTGACTGCTTCGTAGCGATGTAGTGAAGACTTTCAGGGCGCTGCCCTTGATAATAAAGCACTTACGTCGCCAACTGCGGAAGTTGGGCTAAAGGCCGATGTGGGACCTATAGGACCGATAGGACTTATGGTAAGAGGTTTCGCCCTTCCAATCATCCAACCTGTAGCGGCGCGCTCTTTCAAATCGTCAGAAGCGCGCTTTCGGGTGTTCCTTTTTTCGTTCGGCTGGCGCGAACGGCGTTCAGAATTCGTCAAAAGTTGGTGATAAACAGTTCCTTCGCTTGGCTGGTTTCGTTTCGCTCGATGCTATACCTGGTTGTCACTTCCCGCAACGTCAAGCCACGGTACAAGGCCCGGACCTCGGGGCAGTCATTGTAACTGATCAGGACCTTGCCTTTAAGGTTCTTGAGCCGGGCGGCAACCCTGGCATGATCGATGTCTTTGAACTGACCGGCATAGGGCTGCGACAGGCCGTAGTAAGGTGGATCCACAAAGAAGAACGTCTGGGGCCTGTCGTAGCGGTCCACAAGATCAACCAAGTCCATCGATTCAAGTATTACGCCCCGCAGGCGGTCAACCAGCACGTCGGGATCGTCCCGCAGCCAGTTCTGCAAAACGTTTACCCTGCCCGTTACCTTCACTCCGAAGCTGCGGTCGACCATCTTGCCGCCAAAGGACACGCGGTTGACGTAGAGGTACCTAACCGCCCGAGCCATTGGGCTGCGAGGCTCGGAGTCAAACAGCCTCAGAAACACCGCTCTTGAGTACGGCAGGCAATCCACTTCCCGCAGCAGCTTGCGGCCTTGCCTCTGAAGCACCTGGTATAGATTGACCAAGTCTCCGTCGATGTCATTGAGCACTTCGGATCGGCTGGACTCCCGGTCCTTCCTGAAGAACACCCAGGCCCCGCCGCAGCACGTCTCCACATAGCACGTGTGATCGGGGATGAGTGACACAATCCGATCACAAAGCCCGCTCTTTCCTCCAACCCATCGCAAAAAGCTATTCACAGCCGTTACTGCATTCTCTCGCTTCTTCGGTCGATACGATTCTTCAGCCGTACAGGCCAGGGCCTTGCCGATGGTCCAACATCGGGGCGGGCGGTAAACTCGCTTCTCCGCTCGCCGCCCTGGCACCTTTAGACAGTTCGCCCCTGGGACCGGCCATCCATGGCCAGTCCCAGGGGCATCCGGGCCATTACCCGCTGCACGTAATCGGCAGCGGCCGGGGCGGCAGGCTATGAGCCGCCCCCTGTCAGTGGGGGTTCATTTTGTGCAGGAGTCTCAGCCGGCGTGGCTTGAGCCTCCACGGTGGTTTTGAGCCGCCCCAGGGACACCAGGATGTTGTCCCCGACCTTATACAGGCCCTGGCTGGCCAGCCCGCCTGCAAGGCCGTTCATGATCATCCACAGCAGCGCGGCGTGGATGCACAGGCCCCATACAACGCCGACGACCAGCCCGACGCCCACGGCGATCAGCGGCTGGATGGCCGGATGGTCCGCGACCCACTTGACGAGGCTCTTGATGTTGCCGGTCAGGGCGATCACGATCACGCTGATGATCGCGACCACGCCGGCATCGATCTGCAATCCGAAAATATCCACGGTCTGTTCTCCTGATAAGAGTTACGCTTGCCCTTGACCGCCTCGCCTACAGGGCGGCGGCGATGACCTTGTCGAACACGACGCCGACCACGTTGCCGATGATCGTGCCGATGCGGCCCATGTCGAGCTCTGCGGCCGTGTCGGACTGCAGGGCCATGTACTGCTCGTCCTTCTCGACGGCCTTGCAGACGAGCTCCACGGGGTTGCCCAGGCGTTCCTGCAGGATCTGGGCTGCCTTGGGATGGGCGGCCGTGAAGTCGGCCCACTTGGCCTCGACAGACTGTTCGATCTTCGCTTGTACTTCCGATGCGTTCACGGGAACTCCTTCACGTTTGAGTATGGGTTGGCTGTTTGCTGCGCTACTTGCCGGGCGAGGCGGATTGCTTAGCCAGAAGCCCGCTGACAATGTCGGTCAGCTTCGCTAGCTGTGCCTCCGTAGTGCCCTGTTGGCCCAGGGACCATCGCAGGGCGACCAGTTTTTCGATGCTCTGCTTAGGCCCTTCGTCGAGGTTCTTCTGGGCGATGGCAAGCCCGGCGTCGATCTTCTTCACGTCGGCGGCGTGCTGGTCGATCAGGGCATTGACGGACAGTCCATGGGCCCTGATCCAATCCCGATCGATCACGACGGCCGTGCCGTCCTCTTTCTTGAGCGTTCCGGACTGGGCGTCGAGAATGTCCTGATTCACTCGGGCCAGATCGCTCTTGAGCCGCTCATCGAGAATCTTCTTGGCCAGGTTGGCCATGGCGGCGTCGTTGCCCTTGGCGTTCTCGACGCCTTCAAGGCCGCGAGCGGCCCACTGCATCGACGCCGGCGAGGCGCAGCCCCCGGAGGTAACCAAGCCCGCCAGGACAAAAGCGGCAATCAGGAAGGTCAGTAAGGTTCTCATCAGTTGCTCCTTTGGGTTAAGGTACAGGGTGACAATGATCATTCGGAAAAACCGCTATGAGCTCTTGTGCGTGGCGGCGGCCATGGCCTTCCACGCCCCGATTCGCACGGAGGCGAAGGCCGATACCGGCAGGGTGTTTACCCCAGCCCATCGGAGGCGCAGTTTTCCGCTGTCGAGTTCGTATTCCAGATAGACCGACGCCGTGCCTGGACCAAGGGTGAACGTGGTCGTTGCGATGACGCCCCAACCCGGCCCTCCAAGATTGCTCGTCTTGTGCGGGACCATCGCCGGCGTCGGCCCTTCCCATGGAGGCGTCGCCCCGACGCACCATCCAACCCACAGTTCCCTCGCCCGCCAGTCCAGAGCCGAAATCTCATGGCTGCCATCGGCAGCGGAGTTCTCGATCTCCTCGTCGTGTTCCAGGCTCAGGTCAAACCCGACCGGAGCGACCGGGGAAGCCAGAGGCGACCACGCATAGCGCTTGTCTG from Planctomycetaceae bacterium encodes:
- a CDS encoding DNA adenine methylase, which produces MPGRRAEKRVYRPPRCWTIGKALACTAEESYRPKKRENAVTAVNSFLRWVGGKSGLCDRIVSLIPDHTCYVETCCGGAWVFFRKDRESSRSEVLNDIDGDLVNLYQVLQRQGRKLLREVDCLPYSRAVFLRLFDSEPRSPMARAVRYLYVNRVSFGGKMVDRSFGVKVTGRVNVLQNWLRDDPDVLVDRLRGVILESMDLVDLVDRYDRPQTFFFVDPPYYGLSQPYAGQFKDIDHARVAARLKNLKGKVLISYNDCPEVRALYRGLTLREVTTRYSIERNETSQAKELFITNF